In a genomic window of Deinococcus metalli:
- a CDS encoding transporter substrate-binding domain-containing protein — translation MKHLILLSTAALAASASAATAPTTLTKGVLKIGMEGTYAPFTYKDDKGQLTGFDVDIAKAVAAKLGLKAEFVLTEWSGILAGLQANKYDVIVNQVGITAERQKTIGFSAPYAYSSPQIIVKKAGTFSPKTLADLSGKRVGVGLGSNFEKQLRDAGGINVVTYPGAPEYLADLAAGRLDAAYNDRLLVGYLIKSQNLPVRGAGVIGSPEAVGIAMKKSNTALKVAVDKALLQLKADGTYAKISRQWFGQDVSKP, via the coding sequence ATGAAACACCTGATCCTGCTGTCCACCGCGGCCCTGGCCGCCAGCGCGTCCGCCGCCACGGCTCCCACGACCCTCACCAAGGGCGTCCTGAAGATCGGCATGGAGGGCACCTACGCGCCCTTCACCTACAAAGACGATAAGGGCCAGCTCACCGGCTTTGACGTCGACATCGCCAAGGCCGTGGCCGCCAAGCTGGGCCTGAAGGCCGAGTTCGTGCTGACCGAGTGGAGCGGCATCCTGGCCGGGCTCCAGGCGAACAAGTACGACGTGATCGTCAACCAGGTGGGCATCACTGCCGAGCGGCAGAAGACCATCGGCTTCAGCGCGCCCTACGCGTACTCCAGCCCGCAGATCATCGTGAAGAAGGCCGGCACCTTCTCGCCCAAGACGCTGGCCGACCTCAGCGGCAAGCGCGTCGGCGTGGGCCTGGGCAGCAACTTCGAGAAGCAGCTGCGTGACGCCGGCGGCATCAACGTCGTGACCTATCCCGGCGCGCCCGAGTACCTCGCGGACCTCGCGGCCGGGCGTCTGGACGCCGCGTACAACGACCGCCTGCTGGTCGGCTACCTGATCAAGTCGCAGAACCTGCCCGTGCGCGGTGCGGGCGTGATCGGCAGCCCGGAAGCCGTCGGTATCGCCATGAAGAAGAGCAACACGGCCCTGAAGGTGGCCGTGGACAAGGCCCTGCTGCAGCTCAAGGCCGACGGCACCTACGCCAAGATCAGCCGCCAGTGGTTCGGGCAGGACGTCAGCAAACCCTGA
- a CDS encoding cation:proton antiporter, translated as MPLLDSMALLAGVIAVLALVNARYLKLPSSIGVTVGGLLLSLGLIALNALEVPLARQAVAALRIDFNTFVFQGVLSFLLFAGALGVNSHALWSLRWPVATLALLSTAVSTALVGGLVYGLLRVFGMDVPFVFCLLFGALISPTDPVAVLGMLKQAKVPRRIETLVAGESLFNDGIGVVAFAVLAGIAAGGAGHGAGTGALDVLLYFVQEAAGGLLLGAALGAVGYVALKSVNDFVTEMLVSLGLVLGLTALAFHLHTSAPLAAVAAGLLVGALTDRVPGALSSREEFEHVWHLIDEVLNVCLFALLAVQIVAVPFSGTALLLGVIATAVVLLSRALSVQVSVTLLRRVTAFAPFTRRLLVWGGLRGAISVALAFTLPAGPERDVFLVMTYVVVVFSIIVQGLTVGRLAARAGAALPAERPTPER; from the coding sequence ATGCCCCTGCTCGACTCGATGGCCCTGCTCGCCGGCGTGATCGCCGTGCTCGCCCTGGTGAACGCCCGGTATCTGAAGCTCCCCTCCTCCATCGGCGTGACGGTGGGCGGCCTGCTCCTGAGCCTGGGGCTGATCGCGCTGAACGCCCTAGAGGTGCCGCTGGCGCGGCAGGCGGTGGCGGCGCTGCGGATCGACTTCAACACCTTCGTGTTCCAGGGCGTGCTCTCGTTCCTGCTGTTCGCCGGCGCGCTGGGCGTGAACTCACACGCGCTGTGGAGCCTGCGCTGGCCGGTGGCGACCCTGGCGCTGCTGTCCACGGCCGTGTCCACGGCGCTGGTGGGCGGGCTGGTGTACGGTCTGCTGCGCGTGTTCGGTATGGACGTCCCGTTCGTGTTCTGCCTGCTGTTCGGCGCGCTGATCAGTCCGACCGACCCGGTGGCGGTGCTGGGCATGCTCAAACAGGCGAAGGTGCCGCGCCGGATCGAGACGCTGGTGGCCGGCGAAAGCCTGTTCAACGACGGGATCGGCGTGGTGGCCTTCGCGGTGCTGGCCGGCATCGCCGCAGGCGGCGCAGGACACGGAGCGGGAACGGGCGCGCTGGACGTGCTGCTGTACTTCGTGCAGGAGGCAGCGGGCGGCCTGCTGCTGGGCGCGGCGCTCGGCGCAGTCGGGTACGTGGCCCTGAAGTCCGTGAATGACTTCGTGACCGAGATGCTGGTATCGCTGGGGCTGGTGCTGGGGCTAACCGCGCTGGCGTTCCACCTGCACACCTCCGCGCCGCTGGCGGCCGTGGCGGCGGGCCTGCTGGTGGGCGCGCTGACGGACCGGGTGCCGGGCGCGCTGTCCAGCCGCGAGGAGTTCGAGCACGTGTGGCACCTGATCGACGAGGTGCTGAACGTGTGCCTGTTCGCGCTGCTGGCTGTGCAGATCGTGGCGGTGCCCTTCAGCGGCACGGCGCTGCTCCTGGGGGTCATCGCCACCGCCGTGGTGCTGCTGTCGCGCGCGCTCAGCGTTCAGGTGTCGGTCACGCTGCTGCGGCGCGTCACGGCCTTCGCGCCGTTCACGCGGCGGCTGCTGGTGTGGGGCGGGCTGCGCGGCGCGATCAGTGTGGCACTCGCGTTCACGCTGCCGGCCGGGCCGGAGCGGGACGTCTTCCTGGTCATGACCTACGTGGTGGTGGTGTTCAGCATCATCGTGCAGGGCCTGACGGTGGGACGGCTGGCGGCGCGGGCCGGCGCGGCGCTGCCGGCAGAGCGGCCCACGCCCGAGCGGTGA
- a CDS encoding amino acid ABC transporter permease — MNTEQLHLVVNSAVQSLPTLLAATPITLGFALAAMLLGLPLGFLVALARLSRFSLLRGVSSVFVSFIRGTPLLVQIFVIYYGLPSLGITLNPVAGGTIALTLNAAAYLSETIRAAILSIPRGQREAATSLGLSPSQTMRLIILPQAARVALPSLSNTLIGLVKDTSLVSVITVVELLRSAQLVIARTFEPFGPYLAAALIYWAISSALELVQRALERRFARGS, encoded by the coding sequence ATGAACACCGAGCAACTGCACCTCGTGGTGAACAGCGCCGTCCAGTCGCTGCCAACGCTGCTGGCCGCCACGCCCATCACGCTGGGCTTCGCGCTGGCGGCCATGCTGCTGGGGTTGCCGCTGGGCTTCCTGGTGGCGCTGGCACGCCTCTCGCGCTTCTCGCTGCTGCGGGGCGTGAGCAGCGTGTTCGTGTCGTTCATCCGCGGCACGCCGCTGCTGGTGCAGATCTTCGTCATCTACTACGGTCTGCCCAGCCTGGGCATCACCCTGAACCCGGTCGCGGGCGGCACCATCGCCTTGACCCTGAACGCCGCCGCGTACCTCTCCGAGACGATCCGCGCCGCTATCCTGAGTATTCCCAGGGGGCAGCGGGAGGCCGCGACCAGCCTGGGCCTGAGCCCGTCGCAGACCATGCGGCTGATCATCCTGCCGCAGGCCGCGCGGGTGGCGCTGCCCAGCCTGAGCAACACCCTGATCGGCCTGGTCAAGGACACTTCACTGGTCTCGGTGATCACGGTCGTGGAACTGCTGCGCAGCGCCCAGCTGGTCATCGCGCGCACCTTCGAGCCCTTTGGACCGTACCTGGCCGCCGCGCTGATCTACTGGGCCATCAGCAGCGCGCTGGAACTCGTGCAGCGCGCCCTGGAACGCCGCTTCGCGCGCGGCAGCTGA